A region from the Enterobacter roggenkampii genome encodes:
- a CDS encoding phage regulatory protein/antirepressor Ant, with product MNQLTAKGVVTMSSREIARLVQSKHGDVKRSAERLASAGILTAPLAHTPYTHPQNGQTYEEYWFNKRDSLVIVARLSPEFTAAVVDRWQELENSQAVSVPQTLPEALRLAADLAEQKEQLAQQLAAAAPKVEFVDRYCTAKGSMSFRQVAKLLQAKETDFRLFLIESGILYRLSGVLTPRHQHIAAGRFEVKTGTTSETNYAFSQARFTPKGIEWIGGLWTAHIAKGHAA from the coding sequence ATGAATCAGTTAACCGCAAAGGGTGTTGTGACAATGTCCAGCCGTGAAATTGCCAGGCTGGTGCAGAGCAAACATGGTGATGTGAAGCGCTCAGCTGAGCGCCTTGCATCTGCTGGTATTTTAACCGCGCCGTTGGCGCACACCCCCTACACACACCCGCAAAACGGGCAAACCTACGAGGAGTATTGGTTCAACAAACGTGATTCTCTGGTGATCGTCGCCAGGCTGTCGCCAGAATTTACCGCCGCTGTTGTCGATCGCTGGCAAGAGCTGGAGAACAGTCAGGCCGTAAGTGTCCCGCAAACATTGCCGGAGGCATTACGTCTCGCCGCGGATCTGGCCGAGCAGAAAGAACAACTGGCCCAGCAGTTAGCCGCTGCCGCGCCGAAAGTTGAGTTTGTCGATCGGTATTGTACTGCTAAAGGCTCAATGTCTTTCCGCCAGGTGGCAAAGCTGTTGCAGGCCAAAGAGACCGATTTCCGCTTGTTCCTCATTGAGAGCGGCATTTTGTACCGGCTCAGTGGAGTGCTGACACCGCGGCACCAGCACATTGCTGCCGGGCGGTTTGAAGTGAAAACTGGCACCACGAGCGAAACAAACTACGCCTTTAGCCAGGCACGTTTTACACCCAAAGGCATAGAGTGGATCGGCGGCCTGTGGACGGCACACATCGCTAAGGGGCATGCCGCGTGA
- a CDS encoding S49 family peptidase, which yields MNLPHLAQRLFNTPLALHPSKAEVIMASVMDRFGISKIESSLAMEDDWYGYDDNRGRESRSDPGYDNVLGVAVIPICGTLVQKLGCLRPYSGMTGYDGIRQAFLTAMEDPDISGICLDIDSPGGEVAGCFDLVDVIYGSRGKKPIHAILTESAYSAAYAIASAADRISVPRTGGVGSVGVITMHLDWTQRIKDDGLKVTIITYGSRKAEGSPLRELSDEALAAIQQDINTMGELFVNTVSRNRGISAKVIKSTQAACFMAADGVEIGLADEVCPPDAAFKNLLEKTGA from the coding sequence GTGAATCTACCCCATCTGGCCCAGCGATTATTTAACACCCCGCTGGCGCTGCACCCGAGTAAAGCCGAAGTCATCATGGCATCCGTAATGGACCGATTTGGTATCAGTAAAATCGAATCTTCTCTTGCCATGGAGGATGACTGGTACGGATATGACGATAACCGGGGACGTGAATCCCGTAGTGATCCGGGTTATGACAATGTGCTGGGTGTCGCCGTAATCCCGATATGCGGAACGCTGGTGCAAAAACTGGGCTGTCTGCGTCCGTACAGTGGAATGACAGGGTATGACGGCATTCGTCAGGCGTTTCTTACTGCGATGGAAGATCCCGACATTTCGGGCATTTGCCTGGATATCGACTCACCCGGCGGTGAGGTCGCTGGATGCTTCGATCTGGTAGATGTCATTTACGGCTCCCGGGGGAAAAAGCCTATCCATGCCATTCTGACGGAAAGCGCTTATTCCGCTGCGTATGCCATTGCCAGTGCAGCGGACCGGATTTCTGTTCCGCGCACCGGCGGAGTGGGTTCTGTGGGTGTGATCACCATGCACCTTGACTGGACGCAGCGGATTAAAGATGACGGTCTTAAAGTTACGATCATCACCTATGGATCCCGCAAGGCTGAAGGTTCGCCGCTGAGAGAGTTGTCAGATGAAGCGCTGGCCGCCATCCAGCAGGACATTAACACCATGGGCGAATTGTTTGTGAACACCGTTTCCAGAAACCGGGGGATTAGCGCAAAGGTTATAAAAAGTACCCAGGCCGCCTGTTTTATGGCTGCTGATGGCGTTGAAATTGGACTGGCTGATGAGGTGTGTCCTCCTGACGCTGCGTTCAAAAACTTACTTGAAAAAACAGGAGCCTGA
- a CDS encoding bacteriophage antitermination protein Q encodes MNLQELEYTRIELRRALTDFSGSTKGQLQAFSEHPPADKNKYPRHHPEIVMEGGVGCGSKVVKTLATPLYVLETRSRRRPLPPMKDAEFASSAWRRSVNGLGEHLQAWVRYCYGYDLSFRYQTLMCQYVWAQFQHQQGSKKLQDRVTKKLVGLVWLAAQEVAASRNNDTYQEYAGAALARMVSVERSTWLRVYAAHWAAFKAAFVEMDSLALRESLVRYEEYEEVKVVEM; translated from the coding sequence ATGAATTTACAAGAACTCGAATATACCCGTATTGAATTGCGCCGCGCGCTGACCGATTTCTCAGGATCGACGAAGGGACAGCTGCAGGCGTTCAGTGAGCATCCACCAGCAGATAAAAATAAGTATCCCCGGCACCATCCAGAAATCGTCATGGAGGGTGGGGTAGGTTGTGGATCGAAGGTAGTAAAAACACTAGCCACTCCGCTTTATGTTCTTGAGACAAGGAGCCGTCGACGCCCGTTACCCCCTATGAAGGATGCCGAGTTTGCGAGTTCTGCATGGCGCCGCTCGGTAAATGGCCTTGGAGAGCATCTGCAGGCGTGGGTCCGGTATTGCTATGGATATGATCTGTCTTTCCGGTACCAGACATTAATGTGCCAGTACGTTTGGGCACAGTTTCAGCATCAGCAGGGGAGTAAGAAGCTCCAGGACAGAGTCACAAAAAAATTAGTGGGGCTTGTCTGGCTCGCGGCCCAGGAAGTTGCGGCATCACGCAATAACGATACGTACCAGGAATATGCGGGGGCGGCACTGGCCCGCATGGTTAGCGTGGAGCGTTCAACCTGGCTCAGAGTATACGCTGCTCACTGGGCAGCATTTAAAGCAGCTTTCGTGGAAATGGACAGCCTGGCGTTACGTGAAAGCCTGGTGCGGTATGAAGAGTATGAAGAAGTGAAAGTGGTGGAAATGTGA
- the gpW gene encoding gpW family head-tail joining protein, with product MFNRNTSLLAGAMTDDQLRDALAKAQQAYIDLATGSHGVSFSYTQGDGTRSVSYQQSTLADLLALIQLLQAQLGIISRPRKPARFRF from the coding sequence ATGTTCAACCGGAACACCAGCCTGCTTGCTGGCGCAATGACTGACGATCAGCTCAGGGATGCGCTTGCGAAAGCTCAGCAGGCGTACATTGATTTAGCAACCGGGAGCCACGGTGTTTCGTTTTCCTATACGCAGGGAGACGGGACGCGATCAGTGTCCTATCAGCAAAGCACTCTGGCTGATCTGCTGGCCCTGATTCAACTTCTGCAGGCGCAACTGGGGATTATCTCTCGTCCCCGGAAACCAGCGAGGTTTAGATTCTGA
- a CDS encoding phage terminase large subunit family protein, translated as MSTNTSQSSESQSLTRQKIERLELSVRKGWTPPPRISVPQWADDYRKLAKEAGSTSGNWETSTVEIARGPMLAATESGVHIITVMCCTQLMKTALLENLFGYFAHLDPCPILLLQPKEEAAEQFSKERISPLVRVTPVLRKIIGDSKQKSSKETILYKAFTGGFLALAGAGSPDNLARRPIRVLLADEVDKYPITREGDPIALAEERTATFGLTWLSVRACSPTVEDESRIADSYADSDQRRASVACPHCGHRQFPDFFKHVQWPKEGDKHLTKSAMLYCECCGSGWSEGQRLRALHTIRWHQTRPFECCGERHSPLMDYDLAWRAADEGSVEKVWQWSESERHAVYRAICPSCGKEAVDNHHAGYQASKLFSPWQKDKPSDIAKKYIDAKGDPDKEQAWWNTQMGLPHRPNHGKQLPVDVLLARREIFPAVVPDGVALLTAGVDTQDDRFEITITGWGRDEESWSVAHDVIYGDLETEEPWKRLDAYLKQIWRRGDGRGLNIMATCMDSGGHHTQKVYEFAKERLGRRVWAIKGESAQGGKRNPVWPTKRPSSKSKASFRPVILGVNSAKDVIRGRLHLEPPKPGAAAAGYMHFPDDRDLGYFNQLLAERLVYKVISGQRYSIWEAIPGRANEALDCLVYSYAALCGLKHMGLKLNVRAANLEADPDKFLPAPVGQEEKINYELPGAVIEEPAPVKRKRISQLLPK; from the coding sequence ATGTCCACAAACACATCTCAGTCCTCGGAGAGCCAGAGTTTAACCCGGCAGAAGATTGAGCGTCTTGAATTAAGCGTCCGCAAAGGCTGGACACCACCGCCGCGTATCAGTGTGCCGCAGTGGGCAGATGACTATCGTAAGCTGGCAAAAGAGGCTGGGAGCACTTCGGGAAACTGGGAAACATCGACGGTAGAAATTGCCCGCGGACCGATGCTTGCCGCGACGGAGTCCGGGGTTCATATCATCACTGTAATGTGCTGTACCCAGTTGATGAAGACAGCACTGCTGGAAAACCTTTTTGGCTATTTTGCCCACCTCGATCCTTGTCCGATACTGCTGCTGCAGCCGAAAGAAGAAGCCGCTGAACAGTTTTCGAAAGAGCGTATTAGCCCGCTGGTACGGGTGACGCCGGTACTGCGTAAAATCATCGGTGATTCGAAACAGAAAAGCTCGAAAGAAACCATTCTTTACAAGGCATTCACTGGCGGATTTCTGGCGCTGGCGGGTGCTGGTAGCCCTGATAACCTTGCGCGTCGTCCGATTCGTGTCCTGCTGGCGGATGAAGTGGACAAGTACCCGATAACCCGCGAAGGCGATCCAATTGCGCTGGCCGAAGAGCGTACAGCGACATTTGGCCTGACCTGGCTGTCTGTGCGCGCCTGTTCGCCGACGGTGGAGGATGAGAGCCGCATTGCTGACAGCTACGCCGACTCCGATCAGCGCCGGGCATCTGTGGCTTGCCCGCACTGTGGCCACCGCCAGTTCCCCGACTTCTTCAAACACGTTCAGTGGCCGAAAGAGGGGGATAAACACCTGACTAAATCGGCGATGCTCTATTGCGAATGCTGTGGTAGTGGCTGGTCCGAAGGACAGCGCCTCAGAGCTCTGCACACTATCCGATGGCATCAGACGCGCCCATTTGAGTGCTGCGGGGAGCGACATTCACCGCTGATGGATTATGACCTTGCCTGGCGGGCGGCAGACGAGGGCAGCGTTGAAAAGGTATGGCAATGGTCAGAGTCGGAGCGGCATGCGGTATACCGGGCAATCTGCCCCTCCTGTGGAAAGGAGGCGGTCGATAACCACCACGCCGGGTACCAGGCATCCAAGCTTTTCAGCCCCTGGCAAAAAGATAAGCCGTCGGATATTGCGAAAAAATATATCGATGCGAAGGGCGATCCGGATAAGGAACAGGCGTGGTGGAATACCCAGATGGGGCTTCCACACCGACCTAACCATGGGAAACAGCTCCCTGTTGATGTTCTGCTGGCGCGCCGGGAAATATTTCCGGCCGTCGTTCCGGACGGCGTGGCATTGTTAACAGCTGGCGTTGATACCCAGGACGATCGCTTCGAAATCACGATCACCGGCTGGGGTAGGGATGAAGAATCGTGGTCGGTCGCGCATGACGTTATTTATGGTGACCTTGAAACGGAAGAACCCTGGAAGCGACTGGATGCATACCTGAAACAGATCTGGCGACGTGGTGACGGCCGCGGCCTGAATATCATGGCAACGTGCATGGACTCCGGCGGCCACCATACGCAGAAGGTATACGAATTCGCCAAAGAGCGTCTTGGCCGTCGTGTCTGGGCAATTAAGGGGGAGTCTGCACAGGGAGGCAAACGCAATCCTGTCTGGCCGACCAAACGACCATCATCGAAAAGCAAAGCCAGTTTCCGCCCTGTCATTCTGGGGGTTAACTCAGCGAAAGACGTGATACGCGGTCGCCTGCATCTTGAGCCACCCAAACCTGGCGCCGCCGCTGCGGGTTATATGCATTTTCCTGACGATCGCGATCTCGGGTACTTCAATCAGCTGCTGGCGGAGCGACTGGTTTACAAAGTCATTTCCGGGCAGCGGTACAGTATCTGGGAAGCAATACCAGGACGAGCTAACGAAGCGCTTGACTGCCTCGTTTACAGCTATGCCGCGCTGTGCGGTCTCAAACATATGGGGTTAAAACTCAACGTCCGGGCCGCCAACCTCGAAGCCGATCCGGATAAGTTCCTGCCAGCGCCAGTTGGACAGGAAGAAAAAATCAATTACGAGCTGCCGGGTGCGGTTATTGAAGAACCAGCGCCGGTCAAACGTAAGCGAATATCGCAACTCCTGCCGAAATAA
- a CDS encoding DNA methyltransferase, with product MKNTVIINSVELVNADSLQYIATLPDNSIDLIVTDPPYFKVKPNGWDNQWKGDEDYLRWLDMCLAQFWRVLKPAGSLYLFSGHRLAADIEIMMRERFNVLNHIIWAKPSGRWNGCNKESLRSYFPATERILFAEHYQGPYKPKSDGYAEKGSELKQHVMTPLISYFRDAREALGISSKQIADATGKKNMVSHWFSGSQWQLPNESDYRKLQSLFTQVAIEKHQNGELATPHHQLVAMWHSLNRKYSELLEEYKSLRRHFSVSVSVPYTDVWTHKPVQFYPGKHPCEKPADMLRQIINASSKPGDVVADFFMGSGSTVKVALELGRQAIGVELEEDRFNQTTEEIRALAGE from the coding sequence ATGAAAAATACTGTAATTATAAACAGTGTTGAGTTAGTCAACGCTGATAGCCTGCAATACATCGCAACTCTCCCTGATAACTCCATTGACCTGATAGTCACGGATCCGCCGTACTTCAAAGTGAAACCCAACGGCTGGGACAATCAATGGAAAGGGGATGAGGATTATCTTCGGTGGCTTGATATGTGCCTCGCACAATTCTGGCGAGTGCTAAAACCTGCCGGCAGTCTTTATCTTTTCTCCGGTCACCGCCTGGCGGCAGACATTGAGATCATGATGCGTGAGCGGTTCAACGTCCTGAACCACATCATCTGGGCTAAACCGTCGGGCCGCTGGAATGGCTGTAATAAAGAGAGTCTGCGCTCTTACTTCCCTGCAACAGAGCGCATCCTCTTCGCTGAGCATTACCAGGGGCCGTATAAACCAAAGAGCGACGGTTATGCGGAGAAGGGAAGCGAGCTGAAGCAGCATGTAATGACTCCCCTAATTTCTTATTTTCGGGATGCACGTGAAGCGCTTGGCATATCCTCAAAACAAATAGCCGATGCGACTGGAAAGAAGAACATGGTGTCTCACTGGTTCAGCGGTAGCCAGTGGCAATTACCGAATGAATCAGACTACCGGAAACTTCAGTCCCTTTTCACGCAGGTAGCCATCGAAAAGCACCAGAACGGCGAACTGGCAACACCACACCACCAGCTGGTGGCTATGTGGCATTCGTTAAATCGCAAGTATTCAGAGCTGCTCGAAGAGTATAAATCGCTTCGGCGGCATTTCTCTGTTTCCGTATCCGTTCCTTATACCGACGTCTGGACACATAAACCCGTTCAGTTTTACCCAGGTAAACACCCATGCGAAAAACCCGCTGACATGTTGCGGCAGATCATCAATGCCAGCAGTAAGCCTGGTGATGTGGTGGCTGATTTCTTTATGGGGTCCGGTTCGACCGTGAAAGTCGCGCTGGAACTTGGGCGCCAGGCTATTGGCGTTGAGCTCGAAGAAGACAGGTTTAACCAGACGACGGAGGAAATACGGGCGTTGGCAGGGGAATAA
- a CDS encoding phage portal protein, with translation MNKVQILGSDGQPLRQQRPSMLVGGSRVPYDAADSFSDQLANWQPALWSPDNEINIYRDRIVSRARDLVRNDGWANGAVTRLLDNAVGANFRPIMKPDYRVLRMITGNKAFDASWAEEYGKALDGHWRTWSNDPGRYCDVERKLTVSQMLRLGFRHKLIDGDALAILQYRTDRLGPGRGRYATTVQIVDPDRLSNPQQNFDMPNVRGGVEIDADGAPVAYHIREAHIGDWWSGAKTMTWQRIPRETDWGRPHVVHDFDHERGAQHRGNGILTPVIQRLKMLVKYDQSELEAAILNAIFAAYIESPYDPAMVQSALGETYDESELGTYQDGRVEFHNDRRLTLQNGARMPILYPGEKITTVNAARPYSNFEVFESAVLRNFSSGTGLSPQQVTQDWSDVNYSSARSSLLEAWKTLTRRRDDFSTGFAQPILTAFVEEVHDNEDLPLPAGAPDFVDARAAYSRARWMGPGRGWVDPVAEKKGAILGLDAGLSTLEIEVGENVGEDWEEVLDQRQREIESCLKRGLPLPSWAQADQFASQTITDPEEK, from the coding sequence ATGAATAAAGTACAGATACTGGGCTCTGATGGGCAGCCGTTGCGACAGCAGCGTCCCTCTATGCTGGTGGGGGGGAGCCGCGTACCTTATGACGCAGCTGACTCTTTCAGCGATCAACTGGCGAACTGGCAACCCGCGCTGTGGTCCCCGGACAATGAAATTAACATTTACCGGGATCGCATCGTGTCCCGCGCACGCGATCTGGTCCGTAATGACGGCTGGGCAAACGGTGCGGTCACACGTCTGCTGGATAATGCGGTTGGTGCCAACTTCCGCCCAATCATGAAACCCGATTACCGTGTTCTCAGAATGATCACCGGAAACAAGGCGTTTGATGCGTCCTGGGCGGAAGAGTACGGAAAAGCATTGGACGGGCACTGGCGGACCTGGAGTAACGATCCTGGCCGGTATTGTGATGTTGAACGAAAACTCACCGTGTCGCAGATGTTACGCCTGGGATTTCGTCACAAGCTTATTGACGGGGATGCTCTGGCCATTCTCCAGTACAGAACTGACAGGCTTGGTCCCGGAAGAGGGCGTTACGCCACCACGGTACAGATTGTCGATCCTGACCGCCTCAGTAATCCTCAGCAGAATTTCGATATGCCAAATGTCCGTGGTGGCGTTGAAATTGATGCGGACGGTGCGCCGGTTGCTTACCACATCAGGGAGGCCCATATCGGTGACTGGTGGAGCGGGGCTAAAACCATGACGTGGCAGCGTATCCCGCGTGAAACTGACTGGGGCCGCCCGCATGTGGTTCACGATTTTGATCATGAGCGTGGCGCGCAGCACCGCGGTAACGGCATCCTGACTCCGGTTATTCAGCGTCTGAAAATGCTGGTGAAGTATGACCAGAGTGAGCTTGAGGCAGCAATTCTTAATGCCATCTTTGCCGCTTACATTGAGTCACCCTATGACCCTGCGATGGTTCAGTCTGCCCTGGGCGAGACCTATGACGAGTCGGAGTTAGGCACTTATCAGGACGGGCGTGTTGAGTTCCATAACGATCGGCGTCTGACACTTCAGAATGGTGCCCGAATGCCCATTCTTTATCCTGGTGAGAAAATCACGACGGTTAACGCGGCGCGGCCCTACAGCAATTTTGAAGTCTTCGAATCTGCTGTTCTCCGTAATTTTTCTTCAGGAACAGGGTTGTCCCCACAGCAGGTCACTCAGGACTGGTCTGACGTTAACTACAGTTCTGCACGCTCCTCGTTGCTGGAGGCATGGAAAACACTGACTCGCCGCCGGGACGATTTTTCTACCGGCTTCGCTCAGCCCATTCTCACCGCCTTTGTTGAAGAAGTTCACGACAATGAGGATTTACCCCTGCCCGCAGGCGCACCTGATTTTGTTGACGCCAGAGCCGCGTATTCCCGCGCGCGCTGGATGGGGCCAGGGCGCGGCTGGGTGGATCCGGTTGCAGAGAAAAAAGGCGCCATTCTTGGTCTGGATGCCGGACTTTCCACCCTCGAGATTGAGGTGGGTGAAAACGTCGGTGAAGACTGGGAAGAAGTGCTTGATCAGCGCCAGAGAGAAATTGAGTCATGTCTTAAACGCGGATTACCGCTTCCGAGCTGGGCACAGGCTGACCAGTTTGCGAGCCAGACCATTACCGATCCGGAGGAAAAGTGA
- a CDS encoding head decoration protein yields the protein MDQFGQNAFAPGMKSALFVPDQLVAGTLQLVTDTGIITGGAFKRGTVLGLVAASGKYTQCVKTAEDGSQLPVAILVDDVDASSLDQNGGLYLMGEFNQHRIIFDNSWTTADLKKALRPLAIFLKDSDQAPVTTS from the coding sequence ATGGATCAGTTTGGTCAGAATGCGTTTGCGCCTGGCATGAAGAGCGCGCTGTTTGTTCCGGATCAGCTTGTCGCTGGCACGCTCCAGCTGGTGACTGACACCGGGATCATTACGGGCGGTGCCTTTAAGCGTGGTACGGTCCTGGGCCTTGTGGCTGCCAGCGGGAAATACACGCAATGTGTGAAAACGGCTGAAGATGGCAGTCAGTTACCCGTTGCTATTCTGGTTGATGATGTTGATGCATCGTCTTTAGATCAGAACGGCGGCCTGTATCTGATGGGGGAATTCAACCAGCACCGAATTATTTTTGATAACTCCTGGACGACAGCTGACCTGAAAAAAGCGCTCCGACCGCTGGCTATCTTCCTGAAAGACAGTGACCAGGCACCTGTAACCACCTCCTGA
- a CDS encoding lysozyme, with amino-acid sequence MASKTKLSAAVLGLVLAGASAPTILDQFLNEKEGNSLTSYRDGSGIWTICRGATLVDGRPVRQGMKLTQAKCDQVNAKERDAALSWVDKNIHVPLTEPQKAGIASFCPYNIGPGKCFPSTFYQRINAGDRKGACDAIRWWIKDGGRDCRLTKGQKNGCYGQVERRDQESALACWGLDQ; translated from the coding sequence ATGGCCTCGAAAACAAAACTCAGCGCCGCTGTGTTGGGCCTTGTACTTGCTGGCGCATCTGCTCCTACCATTCTGGATCAGTTCCTGAATGAGAAAGAGGGAAATAGCCTGACTTCTTACCGTGATGGTTCCGGAATCTGGACAATTTGTCGCGGCGCCACGCTGGTGGATGGCAGACCCGTTCGGCAGGGTATGAAGCTGACACAAGCAAAATGCGATCAGGTCAATGCGAAAGAACGCGATGCGGCGTTATCCTGGGTTGATAAAAACATTCATGTTCCGCTGACTGAGCCGCAGAAAGCCGGGATTGCCTCATTTTGCCCGTACAACATTGGGCCAGGTAAATGCTTCCCCTCCACGTTCTACCAGCGCATCAATGCAGGTGACCGTAAAGGCGCATGTGACGCTATCCGCTGGTGGATTAAAGACGGTGGTCGTGATTGTCGACTAACCAAAGGCCAGAAGAATGGCTGCTATGGTCAGGTTGAGCGACGAGACCAGGAAAGCGCGCTGGCGTGCTGGGGGCTGGACCAATGA
- a CDS encoding DUF968 domain-containing protein: MRGLFTAETVPRLGLVVLKPGSELMSLFQQGRVLVEPQPKSMAGLPSGLVPDARQPLAEDKSLEDFFTDERVIRAAGGLTALESWLERNVKECQYPHTDYHHHELVTMRHPPGSMLLCWHCDNQLREQTTAALAELARRNLINWLISSILSSLGYNNERELSLGELCWWAVYSGIADAITERMAQLALRLPDEPFLSVYRESDIVPMPPAKSILLKKVTPAVTAAKLKHGANQEVVYDQPKVLALHADPESPESFMLRPKQRRWVNEDYTQWVKTQPCEGCRRPADDPHHVIGHGMGGTATKAHDLFVIPLCRECHDKLHADVAAFEKKHGTQLELLFRFMNRALAIGVITKA, encoded by the coding sequence GTGAGAGGACTGTTTACAGCCGAGACTGTTCCGCGCCTTGGGCTGGTGGTGTTAAAGCCGGGCAGCGAACTGATGTCTCTGTTTCAACAGGGGCGTGTGCTGGTGGAGCCTCAGCCAAAAAGCATGGCTGGGCTTCCGTCGGGCCTCGTCCCTGATGCCAGGCAGCCGCTGGCAGAAGATAAGTCCCTCGAGGATTTCTTCACCGACGAGAGAGTAATCCGTGCAGCAGGCGGTTTGACCGCGTTGGAATCCTGGTTAGAGCGTAACGTAAAGGAATGCCAGTACCCGCACACTGATTATCACCATCATGAGCTGGTAACGATGCGACATCCCCCCGGATCAATGTTGCTCTGTTGGCATTGCGATAACCAGCTGCGCGAGCAAACCACCGCGGCGCTGGCAGAACTGGCCAGGCGTAATCTCATTAATTGGCTGATCAGTTCCATCCTGTCTTCGCTTGGCTACAACAACGAGCGTGAACTATCACTCGGTGAATTGTGCTGGTGGGCCGTTTACTCAGGCATTGCTGATGCAATCACGGAAAGGATGGCCCAGCTTGCGCTTCGATTACCGGATGAGCCGTTTTTATCCGTATATCGAGAAAGTGACATTGTGCCGATGCCCCCGGCAAAAAGCATTTTGCTGAAGAAGGTCACCCCAGCGGTCACGGCTGCGAAATTAAAGCATGGAGCAAATCAGGAAGTGGTTTATGACCAACCAAAGGTTCTGGCTCTGCATGCAGATCCAGAATCCCCTGAATCATTCATGTTACGTCCGAAACAGCGCCGGTGGGTGAATGAGGACTACACCCAATGGGTTAAAACCCAGCCGTGTGAAGGTTGCCGGCGGCCAGCGGATGATCCACACCATGTCATTGGTCACGGCATGGGCGGTACCGCCACTAAAGCCCACGATTTGTTTGTGATCCCTCTGTGCAGAGAGTGTCACGACAAATTACATGCTGATGTTGCAGCGTTCGAGAAAAAACACGGTACTCAGCTGGAGCTGCTGTTCCGGTTTATGAATCGTGCGCTGGCGATCGGCGTAATAACGAAAGCGTAA
- a CDS encoding phage holin encodes MPDKIFSAATYCTSGGLICTGLARAYDWFHGLDWNFIALISGILIGAATYFTNLYFKRRWTKAYEKALSAGKLVSPPQDD; translated from the coding sequence ATGCCTGATAAAATCTTCTCGGCGGCCACGTACTGCACGTCAGGCGGCCTGATTTGTACAGGCCTTGCGCGGGCCTATGACTGGTTTCACGGTCTGGACTGGAATTTTATTGCGCTGATAAGCGGGATCCTCATTGGTGCCGCCACGTACTTCACCAATCTGTATTTCAAACGCCGCTGGACGAAAGCCTACGAGAAAGCGCTTTCTGCCGGAAAACTCGTATCGCCACCGCAGGATGATTAA